A portion of the Candidatus Binataceae bacterium genome contains these proteins:
- a CDS encoding tetratricopeptide repeat protein: protein MLLLSIAALGTDVIRAPAAAADQQVCDPVADYYLGMENYPAAIRRHLVVIRAHPDNALAHYHLGFAYGLTGQHARELNEYRRAVALGFGDWQLFLNMGLAYVEAGRLNEGIEVLRLATLLAPYQSEAHFNLGLAYERRGMLSAAEQEVLLALRLKPGDLDTRNTLGLVYAEEGRYGLARTEWAELLGADPEYTPARENLAILRRAEQHAGGEGAGSHPVAIFAHRR from the coding sequence GTGCTGCTGTTGTCGATAGCGGCGCTTGGGACGGACGTGATCCGCGCGCCGGCGGCCGCCGCCGACCAGCAGGTCTGCGACCCGGTGGCCGATTACTACCTCGGGATGGAGAATTACCCAGCCGCGATCCGGCGTCACCTTGTAGTCATCCGTGCTCATCCCGACAACGCGCTTGCCCATTACCATCTGGGCTTTGCGTATGGCTTAACCGGCCAGCACGCGCGTGAACTGAACGAGTATCGGCGGGCCGTCGCCCTTGGGTTCGGTGACTGGCAGCTTTTCCTCAACATGGGGCTGGCCTACGTCGAGGCCGGCCGGCTGAACGAAGGCATCGAGGTGCTGCGGTTGGCGACACTGCTGGCGCCGTACCAGAGCGAAGCGCACTTCAACCTGGGGTTGGCCTACGAACGGCGCGGGATGCTGTCGGCGGCGGAGCAGGAGGTTCTGCTTGCGCTGCGGCTGAAGCCGGGCGACCTCGACACGCGCAACACGCTCGGCTTGGTTTATGCCGAGGAAGGCCGTTACGGGTTGGCGCGCACGGAGTGGGCGGAGTTGCTCGGCGCGGATCCGGAATATACGCCGGCCCGCGAAAATCTGGCGATCCTGAGGCGGGCGGAGCAGCACGCGGGCGGCGAGGGCGCCGGCTCACATCCGGTGGCCATTTTCGCTCACAGGCGGTGA
- a CDS encoding LptA/OstA family protein has product MCAAALVLAPIGLVPGRARAQESAPEPPSTDAGPGFASTLPEAGGGLPDVGSVTSAFAADSSATSSPAPPANLGDSVRKPAGAAGADASASAASAAASTPAGAAGSVAGGGAPATGSITQAAATPPAPATAQKGERSPGDRAHPVAAASAPSAGQASSADAKDATAEQGNPFSALQLSSGHGPIDIKSDTLELDYKGNSVTFRGHVRAVQADAVLTSDSLKVLYGKDFHEVKEMFADGNVRMSQGTRWATGDHAVLDQTAHTVVLTGNPVVHDGEDQVAGTRITVHLDSGKSEVQGARAVLFPKQQQTRDNKGAPAAQQL; this is encoded by the coding sequence TTGTGCGCCGCCGCGCTGGTGCTTGCGCCAATAGGGCTTGTGCCGGGACGGGCGCGCGCCCAGGAGTCCGCGCCCGAGCCGCCGAGCACGGATGCCGGGCCCGGTTTCGCGAGCACGCTGCCCGAAGCCGGCGGCGGGCTGCCCGATGTCGGCAGCGTGACCTCCGCGTTCGCAGCGGATTCGTCCGCGACGTCCAGCCCGGCGCCGCCTGCCAACCTCGGCGACAGCGTGCGCAAGCCTGCCGGCGCGGCGGGCGCCGACGCATCGGCGTCCGCCGCGTCGGCGGCAGCCTCCACCCCGGCGGGCGCGGCTGGCTCCGTCGCTGGCGGCGGCGCCCCCGCGACCGGCTCAATCACGCAGGCGGCGGCCACGCCGCCTGCGCCTGCGACGGCGCAGAAGGGCGAACGCAGCCCCGGCGATCGGGCGCATCCCGTGGCCGCCGCCAGCGCGCCGTCCGCAGGGCAGGCCTCGAGCGCGGACGCCAAGGACGCCACGGCAGAGCAAGGCAATCCGTTCTCTGCCCTCCAGCTCTCGTCCGGCCACGGTCCCATCGACATCAAATCGGACACCCTGGAGCTCGACTATAAGGGCAACAGCGTTACCTTCCGCGGGCACGTGCGTGCGGTCCAGGCCGACGCGGTGCTCACCAGTGATTCGCTCAAGGTGCTCTACGGTAAGGATTTTCATGAAGTCAAAGAGATGTTCGCCGACGGCAATGTGCGGATGAGCCAAGGCACGCGCTGGGCAACCGGCGATCATGCGGTGCTCGACCAGACCGCGCATACAGTCGTCCTGACCGGCAACCCGGTCGTGCACGACGGCGAGGATCAGGTCGCCGGCACCCGGATTACGGTCCATCTTGACTCGGGCAAGAGCGAAGTTCAGGGCGCCCGCGC
- the kdsA gene encoding 3-deoxy-8-phosphooctulonate synthase encodes MSTTRVEAGGVVFGGPQIVLIAGPCVIESPGACLRHAERLATISRESGVPIVFKSSFDKANRTSHNSFRGPGLEEGLRVLERVKGETGLPILTDIHEPAQAAPAAEVVDVLQIPALLSRQTDLVRAAAMTGVAVNLKKGQFLAPWDMRAVVAKAESFGSRRLLVTERGFSFGYNNLVTDLRALVIMRGFGYPVVFDATHSVQLPGAGGERSGGQREFVAPLVRAAVAAGVDALFMEVHEDPDRALSDGPNSYPLDLLPALLEDVKHLDAIARQALSRG; translated from the coding sequence GTGAGCACGACCCGCGTTGAGGCTGGCGGCGTCGTCTTCGGCGGCCCGCAGATCGTGCTGATCGCGGGGCCGTGCGTAATCGAAAGCCCCGGCGCGTGCCTGCGCCATGCCGAGCGGCTGGCGACGATTTCGCGCGAAAGCGGCGTGCCCATCGTCTTCAAGTCCTCCTTCGACAAGGCCAATCGCACCAGCCACAACTCCTTCCGCGGGCCCGGCCTGGAGGAAGGCCTGCGCGTGCTCGAGCGCGTGAAGGGCGAAACCGGACTGCCGATACTGACCGATATCCACGAGCCGGCGCAGGCGGCGCCCGCGGCCGAGGTCGTTGATGTTCTGCAGATTCCGGCACTGCTTTCGCGCCAGACCGATCTGGTGCGGGCGGCCGCGATGACCGGCGTGGCGGTCAATCTCAAAAAAGGGCAATTCCTTGCGCCATGGGACATGCGGGCGGTTGTCGCCAAGGCGGAAAGCTTCGGCAGCCGCCGGCTGCTGGTTACCGAGCGCGGCTTCTCCTTCGGCTACAACAACCTGGTGACCGACCTGCGCGCGCTCGTGATCATGCGCGGCTTCGGCTACCCGGTGGTGTTCGACGCGACCCATTCGGTGCAGCTGCCGGGCGCGGGGGGCGAGCGCTCGGGCGGCCAGCGCGAGTTTGTCGCGCCCTTGGTGCGCGCGGCGGTCGCCGCCGGAGTTGACGCGCTCTTCATGGAGGTGCACGAGGACCCCGACCGCGCGCTGAGCGACGGTCCCAATTCTTACCCGCTCGACCTGCTTCCCGCTTTGCTCGAAGATGTAAAACACCTCGACGCGATCGCGCGTCAAGCGCTGAGCCGCGGTTGA
- a CDS encoding CTP synthase, with translation MDEGETMERTGKTKFIFVSGGVVSSLGKGLAAASLGALLEGRGLRVTLLKMDPYINVDPGTMSPLQHGEVFVTDDGAETDLDLGHYERFLETRMSRRNNCTTGQIYDTVIQKERRGDYLGATVQVIPHITDEIKRRIREAAEGFDLAIVEIGGTVGDIESLPFFEAIREFRWDFGRDNVLYVHLTLVPFIPAAGELKTKPTQHSVKELTSLGIQPDILLCRSDRPLDRKVKAKIAHFCNVEENCVISARDVASIYEVPLHFHDEGLDQRVVEKLNIWTGAPNLGKWRRIVKTVQNPRVTVHVAVVGKYVNLVDSYKSLHEAIAHGAIANEARVNIDYVDAEELEKGNPAARLQGAHAIIIPGGFGERGIEGKIRAVRYAREAGVPILGICLGLQVMVIEIARDLVGLKRANSREFQGDTPDPVIDIMEEQKAVERKGGTMRLGAYPCVIRPGSLAQALYRRSRIAERHRHRYEVNNAYRKALEEAGLKATGTSPDNHLVEIMELAGHPWFLGCQFHPELRSRPWDCHPLFRGLIRAAVARRAALAPQRAAKVRALRSVS, from the coding sequence GTGGATGAGGGGGAAACCATGGAGCGCACCGGCAAGACCAAATTCATCTTCGTAAGCGGCGGCGTGGTTTCCTCGCTGGGCAAGGGACTGGCCGCGGCCTCGCTCGGCGCGCTGCTCGAGGGACGCGGGCTGCGGGTCACCCTGCTCAAGATGGACCCCTACATCAACGTGGATCCGGGGACGATGAGCCCGCTCCAGCACGGCGAGGTCTTTGTCACCGACGATGGCGCCGAGACCGATCTCGACCTCGGCCACTACGAGCGCTTTCTCGAAACCCGGATGAGCCGGCGCAACAACTGCACCACCGGCCAGATTTACGACACGGTGATCCAGAAGGAGCGCCGCGGCGACTATCTCGGCGCCACCGTGCAGGTCATCCCGCACATCACCGACGAGATCAAGCGGCGCATCCGCGAGGCCGCCGAGGGCTTCGACCTTGCGATTGTCGAGATCGGCGGCACCGTTGGCGATATCGAAAGCCTGCCGTTTTTCGAGGCGATCCGCGAGTTCCGATGGGACTTCGGGCGCGACAACGTGCTCTACGTCCATCTGACCTTGGTGCCGTTCATCCCCGCCGCGGGCGAGCTCAAGACCAAGCCCACCCAGCACAGCGTCAAGGAACTGACCAGCCTCGGCATCCAGCCCGACATCCTGCTCTGCCGCAGCGACCGTCCCCTCGACCGCAAGGTCAAGGCGAAGATCGCGCACTTCTGTAACGTCGAGGAGAACTGCGTGATCTCGGCGCGCGACGTCGCGTCGATCTACGAGGTGCCGCTGCACTTCCACGACGAAGGGCTGGACCAGCGCGTGGTCGAGAAGCTCAACATCTGGACGGGCGCGCCAAATCTCGGCAAGTGGCGCCGGATCGTCAAGACCGTCCAGAATCCGAGGGTGACCGTCCACGTCGCGGTGGTCGGCAAGTACGTCAACCTGGTCGATTCCTACAAGAGCCTGCACGAGGCGATCGCCCACGGCGCGATCGCCAACGAGGCGCGGGTCAATATTGACTACGTGGACGCCGAGGAGCTGGAGAAGGGCAATCCGGCGGCGCGGCTGCAGGGCGCCCACGCGATCATCATTCCGGGTGGCTTCGGCGAGCGCGGGATCGAGGGCAAGATCCGCGCAGTACGCTACGCGCGCGAGGCGGGCGTGCCAATTCTCGGCATTTGCCTGGGGCTCCAGGTAATGGTGATCGAGATCGCGCGCGACCTGGTGGGGCTCAAGCGCGCCAACTCGCGCGAATTCCAGGGCGACACGCCAGACCCGGTGATCGACATCATGGAGGAACAGAAGGCGGTCGAGCGCAAGGGCGGCACGATGCGCTTGGGCGCCTATCCGTGCGTCATCCGCCCGGGCTCGCTTGCCCAAGCGCTCTACCGCCGCAGCCGGATCGCCGAGCGCCATCGCCATCGCTACGAGGTCAACAACGCCTATCGCAAGGCGCTCGAGGAGGCCGGACTCAAGGCCACCGGCACCTCGCCCGACAACCACCTGGTCGAGATCATGGAGCTTGCGGGCCATCCGTGGTTCCTCGGCTGTCAGTTCCATCCCGAGCTACGCTCGCGGCCGTGGGACTGCCATCCGCTGTTTCGCGGACTTATCCGCGCGGCGGTCGCGCGCCGCGCGGCGCTCGCCCCGCAGCGCGCGGCCAAGGTGCGCGCGCTCAGATCGGTGTCGTGA
- a CDS encoding D-alanyl-D-alanine carboxypeptidase family protein, which produces MVLVLVAVLIAPGAARATSHRARHRRHATRHHRSHYSTHGAPYHALLLEEADTGKILYDYNGGIQWPPASMAKMMLLLVAEEAIQSGRVHLNDPVTISANAAVTGGSRLGLLRAGEVVPLGELMKAALIRSANDAAVAVAEKVCGSTERCVALMNEQAKALGMTHTVYHTVEGLPPRPLHDVDTTNAYDLATLARALIHRTNLLQWSGMETASFEDGLVMLHNTNHLVGHFEGCDGLKTGFTIRAGFNLTATAERGNMRLIAVVLGAPNNSARFAQAARLMEWGFDNFAKVTVLKRGELLPVQVRVGTDEVMQPVAQNTVTVIVPKKDAASIKIDYAVPASQYGPLVSDQTVGHVIVRDGGEVLAECNAVCPFPVGQRPAVLNAMNGSDLNAHSATMQVEAPAR; this is translated from the coding sequence TTGGTCCTTGTCCTCGTCGCCGTGCTGATAGCCCCCGGCGCGGCGCGTGCGACCTCTCATCGAGCTCGTCACAGACGGCACGCTACCCGCCATCATCGCAGCCACTACAGCACGCACGGCGCTCCTTACCATGCCCTGCTGCTGGAAGAGGCCGACACCGGCAAGATTCTCTACGACTACAATGGCGGCATCCAATGGCCGCCGGCGTCGATGGCCAAGATGATGCTGCTGTTGGTCGCCGAGGAGGCGATCCAGTCTGGCCGCGTTCATCTCAACGATCCGGTGACCATATCCGCCAACGCCGCGGTGACCGGCGGCTCGCGCCTTGGGCTGCTGCGCGCGGGCGAAGTCGTCCCGCTGGGCGAACTGATGAAGGCGGCGCTCATCCGCTCGGCCAACGACGCCGCCGTCGCGGTGGCCGAGAAGGTATGCGGTTCGACCGAGCGCTGCGTCGCGCTGATGAACGAGCAGGCCAAGGCGCTCGGCATGACCCACACCGTTTACCATACGGTCGAGGGGTTGCCGCCGCGCCCGCTGCACGACGTTGACACCACCAACGCCTATGACCTTGCGACCCTCGCCCGCGCGCTTATCCATCGCACCAACCTGCTCCAATGGTCGGGGATGGAGACCGCGTCCTTCGAGGACGGCCTAGTGATGCTCCATAACACCAATCATCTGGTGGGCCATTTCGAGGGCTGCGACGGGCTGAAGACCGGTTTCACGATCAGGGCCGGCTTCAATCTGACGGCGACCGCCGAGCGCGGCAACATGCGGCTGATTGCCGTGGTGCTCGGCGCGCCCAACAACTCCGCGCGCTTTGCCCAGGCGGCGCGCCTGATGGAGTGGGGGTTCGACAACTTTGCGAAAGTCACGGTGCTCAAGCGGGGCGAGTTGCTGCCGGTGCAGGTGCGGGTTGGAACGGACGAGGTGATGCAGCCGGTGGCGCAAAACACGGTTACCGTGATCGTGCCGAAGAAGGATGCCGCCTCAATTAAAATCGACTATGCGGTGCCGGCCAGCCAGTACGGGCCGCTGGTCTCGGATCAGACCGTGGGCCATGTTATCGTGCGCGACGGCGGCGAGGTGCTGGCCGAATGCAACGCGGTGTGCCCGTTTCCGGTCGGACAGCGGCCGGCGGTGCTCAACGCGATGAACGGCTCCGACCTCAACGCCCACAGCGCAACCATGCAGGTAGAGGCGCCCGCAAGGTGA
- a CDS encoding glycosyltransferase family 2 protein gives MATEPARLPGISVFLPCHNEEGNVERVVAGLGAQLPALAERWEIVIVDDGSRDRTGALADALAARDPHVRVVHHPVNRGYGAAVISGIRACTQPWVVLCDGDGQFEAADIGRLVAEAAASDVVVGHRVRRADPLMRRINGKAWTILMRLVLGVRVRDIDCGLKLFRRELLEGIDLQAKGAMISAELMAQLAGRGACISEVDVRHLPRLSGEQSGANIRVIARAFKELFLLHGRLRRARRLGEASRHGTD, from the coding sequence TTGGCGACTGAACCCGCACGCCTTCCCGGCATTAGCGTTTTTCTCCCCTGCCATAACGAGGAGGGCAACGTCGAGCGGGTGGTGGCGGGGCTGGGCGCGCAGTTGCCCGCGCTGGCTGAGCGCTGGGAAATCGTCATCGTTGACGACGGCAGCCGCGACCGCACGGGCGCGCTGGCCGACGCGCTGGCTGCGCGCGACCCCCACGTGAGGGTCGTCCATCATCCGGTGAACCGCGGCTACGGGGCGGCAGTCATCTCCGGCATCCGCGCATGCACGCAGCCATGGGTGGTGCTGTGCGACGGCGACGGCCAGTTCGAGGCGGCCGACATCGGGCGGCTGGTTGCCGAGGCGGCGGCCAGCGATGTGGTTGTCGGGCATCGCGTGCGCCGCGCTGACCCGCTGATGCGGCGGATCAACGGCAAGGCATGGACAATACTGATGCGCCTAGTGTTGGGCGTCCGCGTGCGCGACATCGATTGCGGTCTGAAGCTGTTCAGGCGCGAACTGCTGGAAGGAATCGATCTTCAGGCCAAGGGTGCCATGATTTCGGCCGAGTTGATGGCGCAGTTGGCGGGGCGTGGCGCGTGCATTTCAGAGGTAGACGTGCGTCATCTGCCGCGCTTGAGCGGCGAGCAGTCTGGCGCCAATATCAGAGTTATCGCGCGCGCTTTCAAGGAGCTCTTCCTGCTCCACGGAAGGCTGCGCCGGGCGCGCCGCCTGGGCGAAGCCTCGCGCCACGGGACGGATTAG
- the lptC gene encoding LPS export ABC transporter periplasmic protein LptC has product MSPRRVAKAMGLFGAAALAVVFVVAVWVVHHRSSSSAAALRQAVNLVPGALLHAHNFKWTQMKGGQSQWRLSARDASYAKDKTSLMLTDAALSMVAADGKEVAVNAPHAEISVTGNHVNSARLSGGLTINYGNFVLSTPEATFVPDKDILTAPGVVKVVGEGLTVTGVGLSGHPKERSFTLLNQTNTVVVPKTTRDNKSGKL; this is encoded by the coding sequence ATGAGTCCCCGGCGTGTAGCCAAAGCGATGGGGTTGTTCGGGGCTGCGGCACTGGCCGTGGTTTTCGTCGTCGCGGTTTGGGTCGTGCACCATCGCAGCTCCTCTTCCGCGGCCGCCTTGCGCCAGGCAGTGAATCTGGTGCCTGGAGCGCTGCTCCACGCGCACAACTTCAAGTGGACCCAGATGAAAGGCGGGCAGAGCCAGTGGCGGCTGAGCGCGCGCGATGCCAGCTACGCCAAGGACAAGACCTCGCTGATGCTGACTGACGCGGCGCTCTCGATGGTTGCCGCGGACGGCAAGGAGGTCGCGGTCAACGCGCCGCACGCCGAGATCTCGGTGACCGGCAATCACGTCAACAGCGCGCGCCTAAGCGGCGGGCTTACGATCAACTACGGCAATTTCGTGTTGAGCACTCCCGAAGCGACCTTCGTCCCCGACAAGGACATCCTGACCGCGCCCGGCGTGGTCAAGGTTGTGGGCGAAGGGCTGACCGTCACCGGCGTTGGGCTCAGCGGCCATCCCAAGGAACGCAGCTTCACCCTGCTTAACCAGACCAACACCGTGGTGGTTCCCAAAACGACCCGTGACAACAAATCCGGCAAGTTGTGA
- the kdsB gene encoding 3-deoxy-manno-octulosonate cytidylyltransferase, whose product MGAPVIVGVIPARYSSTRLPAKALADIEGLPMVVRVWRAASRARALGRVLVATDDARIMDAVAAAGGEAMMTAATHPSGTDRIAEVAAKVPADIYVNVQGDLPFIAAEDLDALAAPMRADEGIAMATLATPIVSPEEWYNPNVVKVVCDGRGDALYFSRAPIPHPRDGAAPPSAARRHIGVYAYRRDFLLRFAALEPGVLEGLEKLEQLRALERGYRIRVVASVAPSLEIDTAEDLARAREYARRMGG is encoded by the coding sequence ATGGGCGCGCCTGTGATTGTCGGCGTGATCCCGGCGCGCTATTCGTCAACCCGTTTGCCCGCCAAGGCGCTGGCAGATATCGAGGGCCTGCCGATGGTGGTGCGGGTGTGGCGTGCGGCCTCGCGAGCGCGCGCGCTCGGCCGCGTGCTGGTTGCGACCGACGACGCGCGAATCATGGACGCGGTGGCGGCGGCGGGAGGCGAGGCGATGATGACCGCGGCGACCCATCCGAGCGGCACCGACCGCATCGCCGAGGTCGCCGCCAAGGTCCCAGCCGACATCTACGTCAACGTGCAGGGCGACCTGCCGTTCATCGCGGCTGAAGACCTCGACGCGCTGGCGGCGCCGATGCGCGCCGATGAGGGGATCGCGATGGCGACGCTGGCGACGCCGATTGTCAGCCCCGAGGAGTGGTATAATCCCAACGTGGTGAAGGTCGTATGCGACGGACGCGGCGACGCGCTGTATTTCTCGCGCGCGCCGATCCCGCATCCGCGCGACGGCGCCGCGCCGCCGTCGGCGGCACGCCGGCATATCGGCGTGTACGCCTATCGGCGCGACTTCCTGCTGCGGTTCGCCGCGTTGGAGCCGGGCGTGCTCGAAGGGTTGGAGAAGCTGGAACAGTTGCGCGCGCTCGAGCGCGGCTACCGCATCCGCGTGGTTGCCTCGGTGGCGCCGTCGCTGGAGATAGACACCGCCGAAGACCTCGCGCGCGCGCGCGAGTATGCGCGGCGGATGGGTGGATGA